Proteins encoded in a region of the Eulemur rufifrons isolate Redbay chromosome 15, OSU_ERuf_1, whole genome shotgun sequence genome:
- the LHFPL5 gene encoding LHFPL tetraspan subfamily member 5 protein, with product MVKLLPAQEAAKIYHTNYVRNSRAVGVMWGTLTICFSVLVMALFIQPYWIGDSVNTPQAGYFGLFSYCVGNVLSSELICKGGPLDFSSIPSRAFKTAMFFVALGMFLIIGSIICFSLFFVCNTATVYKICAWMQLAAATGLMIGCLVYPDGWDSSEVRRMCGEQTGKYTLGHCTIRWAFMLAILSIGDALILSFLAFVLGYRQDKLLPDDYKADGKEEV from the exons ATGGTGAAGTTGCTGCCCGCCCAGGAGGCCGCCAAGATCTACCACACCAACTACGTGCGCAACTCGCGGGCCGTCGGTGTGATGTGGGGCACGCTCACCATCTGCTTCTCTGTGCTGGTCATGGCCCTCTTCATCCAGCCCTACTGGATCGGGGACAGCGTCAACACACCGCAGGCGGGCTACTTCGGCCTCTTCTCCTACTGCGTGGGCAACGTGCTGTCCTCCGAGCTCATCTGCAAAGGTGGTCCCCTGGACTTCTCCTCCATACCCTCCAGAGCCTTCAAGACTGCCATGTTCTTTGTGGCCTTGGGCATGTTCCTCATCATTGGCTCCATCATCTGCTTCAGCCTGTTCTTCGTCTGCAACACGGCCACCGTCTACAAGATCTGCGCGTGGATGCAGCTGGCTGCGG CCACAGGCCTGATGATTGGCTGCCTGGTCTACCCCGACGGCTGGGACTCAAGCGAGGTGCGACGCATGTGTGGGGAGCAGACGGGCAAGTACACCCTGGGCCACTGCACCATCCGCTGGGCCTTCATGCTGGCCATCCTCAGCATCGGCGACGCCCTCATCCTCTCCTTCTTGGCCTTCGTGTTGGGTTACCGGCAGGACAAGCTCCTCCCCGACGACTACAAGGCAGATGGGAAAG AGGAAGTCTGA